In Arthrobacter sp. StoSoilB5, one genomic interval encodes:
- the aroB gene encoding 3-dehydroquinate synthase has product MSNEATVIKVTGQSSAENYDVVVGRGLLDSLPGKLGERVRRVLVIHPRALRLTGDTVRDELEAAGFTALTAEIPDAEEGKHIQVAAFCWQVLGQNDFTRSDAIVAVGGGAVTDLAGFVAATWLRGVKVIHMPTSLLGMVDASVGGKTGINTAEGKNLVGSFHPPAAVLADLDTLKTLPKNELISGMAEVIKCGFIADPAILDLVEKNTDAVMDPESAVVRELIERAIAVKANVVSQDLKESGLREILNYGHTLGHAIELVERYSWRHGAAVSVGMMFAAELSRSVGRLSDADADRHRTILESLGLPTTYRKDRWQGLLDGMRRDKKSRGDLLRFVVLDGVGKPGILDVPDTSLLFAAYQEIAS; this is encoded by the coding sequence GTGAGCAACGAAGCAACTGTCATCAAGGTGACCGGCCAGTCAAGCGCTGAGAACTACGACGTCGTGGTGGGCCGTGGCCTCCTGGACTCCCTTCCTGGCAAACTTGGCGAGCGGGTTCGGCGAGTGCTCGTCATTCACCCGCGTGCCCTTCGCCTAACCGGCGACACTGTCCGCGATGAGCTCGAAGCTGCCGGCTTCACCGCCCTGACGGCCGAAATTCCGGATGCCGAAGAAGGCAAGCACATTCAGGTTGCCGCTTTCTGCTGGCAGGTACTGGGACAGAACGATTTCACGCGCTCGGACGCCATTGTGGCCGTGGGCGGCGGTGCGGTGACCGACCTTGCCGGATTTGTTGCGGCTACATGGCTGCGCGGAGTCAAGGTCATCCACATGCCCACCAGCCTGCTGGGTATGGTGGATGCCTCCGTTGGCGGCAAGACAGGCATCAACACTGCCGAAGGAAAGAACCTGGTGGGATCCTTCCATCCACCTGCGGCTGTACTGGCGGACCTCGATACCCTGAAGACTTTGCCCAAGAACGAGTTGATTTCCGGCATGGCAGAGGTCATCAAATGCGGCTTCATCGCCGATCCCGCCATCCTTGACCTTGTTGAAAAGAACACTGATGCTGTGATGGACCCGGAATCTGCCGTAGTTCGGGAGCTCATCGAGCGTGCCATCGCGGTCAAAGCCAACGTCGTCTCCCAGGACCTCAAGGAATCCGGCCTGCGCGAAATCCTGAACTATGGACACACCCTGGGCCATGCCATCGAGCTCGTGGAACGGTACTCCTGGCGCCACGGTGCGGCCGTTTCGGTTGGCATGATGTTCGCTGCTGAACTGTCGCGGAGCGTTGGACGACTCTCCGATGCCGATGCTGACCGGCACCGCACCATCCTAGAGAGCCTGGGCCTGCCCACCACGTACCGCAAGGACCGTTGGCAGGGCCTCCTGGATGGCATGCGCCGGGACAAGAAGTCCCGCGGCGACCTCCTCCGGTTCGTTGTCCTGGACGGCGTAGGCAAGCCCGGCATTCTGGATGTCCCTGACACCTCCCTGCTGTTTGCCGCCTACCAGGAGATTGCGTCATGA
- a CDS encoding shikimate kinase produces MAVGKSAIGQQLAQQLGVPFVDTDAVVVAAHGSIADIFAGRGEHAFREIEARAVAKAIEAAKQQQTVISLGGGAVLDSGTQQLLGECTVVYLECDASTVADRIARNTGRPLLQGDAMSRWEALFATRRPVYERLADIVLDVRSGSVAEIGLQLEERLRQHAALKEEVEK; encoded by the coding sequence ATGGCGGTTGGCAAGTCTGCGATCGGCCAACAGCTCGCACAGCAGCTCGGCGTTCCCTTCGTGGATACGGACGCCGTGGTGGTTGCGGCGCATGGCAGCATCGCGGACATTTTCGCGGGTCGGGGAGAACACGCCTTCCGTGAAATTGAGGCCAGGGCAGTGGCGAAGGCCATCGAAGCCGCCAAGCAACAGCAAACCGTGATTTCGCTCGGTGGCGGAGCTGTCCTGGACTCAGGAACCCAGCAATTGCTGGGGGAGTGCACCGTGGTTTACCTGGAATGCGATGCCTCGACCGTTGCCGACCGGATTGCGCGAAACACCGGACGGCCCTTGCTGCAGGGCGACGCAATGTCCCGTTGGGAAGCCCTGTTCGCCACCAGGCGTCCAGTGTATGAACGCCTTGCAGACATCGTCCTGGACGTCCGTTCGGGATCCGTGGCTGAAATCGGCCTCCAGTTGGAGGAGCGGCTGCGCCAGCATGCAGCCTTGAAAGAGGAAGTTGAAAAGTGA